The Hymenobacter sp. GOD-10R genome includes a window with the following:
- a CDS encoding 30S ribosomal protein S16, with amino-acid sequence MAVKIRLARRGRKKAAQFDIVVADARAPRDGRFIEKLGTYDPNTNPASINFDADKAFDWIMKGAQPTDTVRAMLSYRGVLYRKHLQLGVIKGAIAQDVADERFASWKEQKDAKIEGKRTTLGTAKEEARKAQLAAETKVNEARAEAIRQKQAAAVAAATPAAAEGEATEATTEEAAS; translated from the coding sequence ATGGCAGTTAAAATCCGCCTCGCCCGCCGTGGCCGCAAGAAAGCCGCGCAATTTGACATCGTAGTAGCCGACGCTCGCGCACCCCGCGACGGCCGTTTCATCGAGAAACTTGGCACCTACGACCCCAACACCAACCCCGCTTCGATCAACTTCGACGCTGACAAAGCATTCGACTGGATCATGAAGGGTGCTCAGCCTACCGACACTGTGCGCGCTATGTTGTCGTACCGTGGTGTGTTGTACCGCAAGCACCTTCAACTAGGTGTTATCAAGGGCGCCATTGCCCAAGATGTTGCTGATGAGCGCTTCGCTTCTTGGAAAGAGCAGAAAGATGCGAAGATCGAAGGCAAGCGCACAACCCTAGGTACCGCCAAGGAAGAAGCTCGCAAAGCTCAGCTTGCTGCCGAAACCAAGGTAAACGAGGCTCGTGCCGAAGCTATCCGTCAGAAGCAAGCTGCAGCAGTAGCTGCTGCTACACCAGCTGCTGCGGAAGGCGAAGCAACAGAGGCTACAACCGAGGAAGCCGCTTCCTAA
- the rplS gene encoding 50S ribosomal protein L19, whose amino-acid sequence MSVLLDFIQQESQERRASFPAFAAGDTVNVHVKIREGNKERIQQFQGVVIQRRNNNSNGETFTVRKISNQIGTERIFPLLSPNIDKIELIRRGKVRRARLFYLRGLAGKAAKIKEKRG is encoded by the coding sequence ATGAGCGTACTACTCGATTTTATCCAGCAGGAATCCCAGGAGCGCCGCGCCAGCTTCCCTGCCTTTGCCGCCGGTGACACAGTTAATGTGCACGTAAAGATCCGCGAAGGCAACAAGGAGCGCATTCAGCAGTTCCAGGGCGTTGTTATTCAGCGCAGAAACAACAACAGCAACGGCGAGACTTTCACCGTTCGCAAGATTTCAAACCAGATCGGCACCGAGCGTATTTTCCCGCTGCTGTCGCCTAACATCGACAAGATCGAACTGATCCGTCGCGGTAAAGTACGTCGCGCTCGTCTGTTCTATCTGCGTGGTCTGGCTGGCAAAGCTGCCAAGATCAAAGAAAAGCGCGGCTAG
- the rimM gene encoding ribosome maturation factor RimM (Essential for efficient processing of 16S rRNA), producing the protein MTIDDCYQLGSVVKPHGLRGFVVAFLDVDDLDTYRKMKSVYLEMPTTPGKLTEFVVERVQPQTTDRALLKLKGVDTVEAAEPLRNANLYRPLDELPKLEEDQFYFHDVIGYTVVDEQLGELGTVETFYELPQQDVLAMRYQGQEVLIPVVDELISRADEATRQLHVNLPEGLLDVYLSPGSRERDEPDEQ; encoded by the coding sequence ATGACGATTGACGATTGTTACCAGCTTGGTTCCGTAGTGAAGCCACACGGCCTCCGCGGGTTCGTAGTTGCCTTCTTGGATGTAGACGACCTAGATACTTACCGCAAGATGAAATCGGTGTACTTAGAAATGCCGACTACTCCGGGTAAGCTGACAGAATTTGTCGTTGAGCGAGTACAGCCGCAAACAACCGATCGGGCCTTACTCAAGCTAAAAGGGGTCGATACGGTGGAAGCCGCTGAGCCGCTACGCAATGCCAATCTATACCGTCCGCTTGATGAGTTGCCGAAGTTGGAGGAAGATCAGTTCTACTTCCACGACGTGATTGGTTACACCGTAGTTGATGAGCAGCTAGGAGAGCTAGGTACTGTAGAAACCTTCTACGAGCTGCCACAGCAGGACGTGTTGGCTATGCGTTACCAAGGTCAGGAGGTATTGATTCCGGTGGTTGATGAGTTGATTTCGCGCGCCGACGAAGCAACCCGTCAACTCCACGTGAATCTACCCGAAGGCCTGCTCGACGTTTACCTCAGCCCCGGTTCCCGCGAGCGAGATGAACCTGACGAGCAGTAG
- the trmD gene encoding tRNA (guanosine(37)-N1)-methyltransferase TrmD, which translates to MRLDVVTCQPDLLVSPFAHSIVKRAQEKGLAEIHVHDLRQFAINKHGQIDDYVFGGGAGMVLRVEPIAACLDGLLAERSYDAVIYMTPDGETLRQPLVNRLSLAGNLIILCGHYKGIDERIRQAYITHEISVGDYVLSGGELGAAILVDAVVRLLPGVLGNEESALSDSFQDNLLAPPVYTRPSEWRGQQVPEILLSGNTPKIEVWRHEQALERTRLRRPDLLSEE; encoded by the coding sequence ATGCGTCTTGATGTTGTCACGTGTCAGCCGGATTTACTAGTTAGCCCTTTCGCGCACTCTATTGTAAAAAGAGCGCAAGAAAAAGGACTAGCGGAAATTCATGTGCACGATTTGCGCCAGTTTGCTATCAACAAACACGGCCAGATTGATGATTATGTGTTTGGCGGCGGCGCGGGCATGGTCTTACGCGTAGAGCCGATTGCGGCCTGCTTGGATGGTTTGCTAGCCGAACGTTCCTACGATGCGGTCATTTATATGACACCAGACGGGGAAACGTTACGCCAGCCGCTCGTCAACCGCTTGTCGTTGGCCGGCAACCTGATCATCCTTTGCGGTCATTACAAAGGCATAGATGAGCGAATCCGGCAGGCGTATATCACTCACGAAATCAGCGTAGGAGACTACGTGCTAAGCGGTGGTGAGCTAGGAGCGGCTATTCTAGTTGATGCAGTCGTTCGGCTACTGCCAGGCGTACTCGGCAACGAAGAATCTGCCCTGAGCGATTCTTTTCAGGATAACTTGTTAGCTCCTCCTGTGTACACGCGGCCATCCGAATGGCGGGGGCAACAAGTACCGGAAATTCTGCTATCGGGCAACACGCCTAAAATTGAGGTTTGGCGACACGAACAAGCGCTTGAGCGCACCCGTTTACGTCGGCCCGATCTTCTTTCGGAAGAGTAA